AGCGGTTTGTTTTGTTGAACGCCGGGGGGTTCGCCTATATCTATGTCGCGACATGATAAAGGCGTTGCTACTGATCTTTTTGCCGCAACCGACATGGGAACACATCGCAGGCGTGCAGAGGAAAGCATTCGTTCTGTTTCTCACGTATCTGCTGCCGCTCCTGCTCATCACAACGTTCGCTGAATGTTACGGGCTCGTGCATTGGGGAAAACCGCGCGGACAGGTGGAACACGTCACCCGGTTTACGGTCGCGCAAGCCACGGTTTTCGGGGTGGGACGCATCCTCAGCTCGATCGCCATCGTGCTCATCCTGGCGAAGTTGATCAAGGCCCTTGGCGAAACGTTTCACGGCCGGCATTCAATCCACCAGGTGTTCACGCTGGCGGCGTATTCGCTGAGCCCGCTGTTCGTCGTGCGCATCTTCAACATGTTTCCGGGGGTGTCACCGTGGCTGACGTGGGTGATCGGGCTGGTTCTGTCGCTCGCTGTCCTGTATCACGGGCTGCCCGTCATTATGAAGCCGGATCCGCCGCACGCGTTCGGCCTTTATCTGATGAGCTCGCTCATGCTCACGATCGTCACGGGATTGATTTGCTTCCTCACGGTGTGGTATTTGCGCGGGAAGTTCGTGAAGCTCGATGACGCCATTTCGAACCTGATCAAGTCTGCAACATGACGACAACGGAGCAGGAACTCCTGGCCGCGCTCGGCGATCTCGAGGCGGGGGTCGCCGCGATGAAAACCGCGCAACCCCGCCCGAACCTGCTGCCGCTGTTTTCACGGATCGACACATTGACGGCTCAATTGCCGGCGGAGGCGAGTCCCGAGTTGTTGCATTTCCTCAGGAAACGCAGTTATGAGAAGGCGCGGTTGTGGCTGGAAGATCGCCGCGATCAAATCCTGCGCGGCGGCTGCCGGAGCGACTAGCCTGGACCCTGCAAAGGCGTTCAGTCCAGGTTTCCCCAACAGCACGCCTGCGATTCTCTCCCGGGTTCAATGATTGCCATCAACGACACCATAGCGGCGATCGCCACCCCACTCGGCGAAGGCGGCCTTGCGGTGATTCGCATTTCGGGCAACAACGCGATTGCGGTCGCCGAGAGCTGCTTCACGCCGGTCGGAAAGGGTTCCGGAAAACTTTCATCGGCCGCCACCCACACCCTGCATTACGGGCGGATCAGCCGCAGCGGAGAAGTTGTGGACGAAGTGCTGGCGGCCGTCATGCGCGCGCCGCGAACATTCACGTGTGAGGATGTTGTTGAGATCACGTGCCATGGCGGTGTTGTGCCGGCGAAGGCGGTTCTCGACACCGTCCTGCAGGCGGGTGCGCGGCTGGCCCACCCAGGCGAATTCACGCGTCGCGCCTTCTTGAATGGGCGCATTGACCTGGCGCAGGCAGAAGCCGTCGCGGACATAATTCATGCTCGCACTGATCTGGCATTAAGGGCTGCCAATGAACAGCTCGCGGGGAAGCTGTCCGGCCGCATCAACATGTTGCGCGATGACCTGGTAAAGACACTCGCGCATGTGGAAGCGCACATTGATTTTCCCGAGGAGGATATTGCACCGGAGACGCGTGACCAGTTGTTGAGCCGCCTCAGCCGGGGCGTGGAGTTCATTGACGAACTGCTGAAGACTGCGGACGAAGGCCAGATTTTGCGGCGCGGCATCCGCGCCGCGATCATCGGCCGGCCGAATGCAGGCAAGTCGAGCTTGCTGAACCAGTTGCTGGGACACGAGCGTGCCATCGTGTCGCCGATTCCCGGAACAACACGCGACACGATCGAGGAGACCGCCAATATCCGGGGATTGCCGGTGATCTTTGTCGACACTGCCGGCCTTCGCGAGGCGCGGGACCAGATCGAAGTGGAAGGAATCCGCCGCAGCCGGCACATGGCGGATGTTGCAGACCTTGTCCTTCACGTCATCGATCAATCGGAGCCATTGACGGAGTCGGATCGAGCGTTGCTGGCGGATTTCGCGGGAAAGAAGCGCGTGGTGGTGCGGAACAAGACGGACCTGCCCGCGCAACTGCAATTGCCCGGGCTGATCGAGGCTGAGGCCATCAGCGTGTGCAGTGTCAGCGGCAAAGGCGTGGAGCAATTGAAGGACGCGATGACGCGGCTCGTGTGGTCAGGCGGAGTGGGCGGCGAGATGTCGCAGGTGATGATCAACTCGCGGCATCAGGACGCCCTGGCGCGGTCGCGCTCTGCCCTGTGCAGAACGATCGAAGCCCTGAGTGCAGGTGATACGCTTGAGCTCGCGGCGATGGATTTAAGGATCGCGGTCAATGCCATTGGGGAAATTGTCGGGAAGACCACGACCGAAGATTTGTTGGACATGATCTTCAGCCAGTTTTGCATTGGGAAGTGAGCGGGCCGGCAAAGCGAATGCGATCAGCGCGGCGACCGAGATTCCAATGCTCAACAGCGCCAGCCAGCGATCGATTGGAAGCGAGCCGGAACGCGGCAGTTGCAGCTCAGCGTATATGGTTGCGTTCTCTCCGGGAAATCCCGCCGTCGTCTGAACGGAACCATCGCGATCGATTGCCTGCGAGATCCCTGAACTCGCGAGGCGGAAAACGGGAAGCCCATATTCGCGCGCCCGCACGGGGCCGACGAGCGCATGCAGTTCGTGCTGCCGCAGGCCCCAGTCGGCCACGTCCATTGTGGGAACGACCAGCAATTGGGCGCCCGCACACACAAGCCGATCCATGACGCGGGTGTAACTGAGGTCGTAGCAGATTGCGATTCCGATTCTGCCCCAGGGCGAGTTCCAGATCGCTTGTCCAAGGGCAGGGTGGCCATCCTTGAAAAATTGGATCGGCACGCTCTTTGCCTGTTTAAACACGATCGTT
This window of the Verrucomicrobiia bacterium genome carries:
- the mnmE gene encoding tRNA uridine-5-carboxymethylaminomethyl(34) synthesis GTPase MnmE — protein: MIAINDTIAAIATPLGEGGLAVIRISGNNAIAVAESCFTPVGKGSGKLSSAATHTLHYGRISRSGEVVDEVLAAVMRAPRTFTCEDVVEITCHGGVVPAKAVLDTVLQAGARLAHPGEFTRRAFLNGRIDLAQAEAVADIIHARTDLALRAANEQLAGKLSGRINMLRDDLVKTLAHVEAHIDFPEEDIAPETRDQLLSRLSRGVEFIDELLKTADEGQILRRGIRAAIIGRPNAGKSSLLNQLLGHERAIVSPIPGTTRDTIEETANIRGLPVIFVDTAGLREARDQIEVEGIRRSRHMADVADLVLHVIDQSEPLTESDRALLADFAGKKRVVVRNKTDLPAQLQLPGLIEAEAISVCSVSGKGVEQLKDAMTRLVWSGGVGGEMSQVMINSRHQDALARSRSALCRTIEALSAGDTLELAAMDLRIAVNAIGEIVGKTTTEDLLDMIFSQFCIGK
- a CDS encoding Yip1 family protein → MIKALLLIFLPQPTWEHIAGVQRKAFVLFLTYLLPLLLITTFAECYGLVHWGKPRGQVEHVTRFTVAQATVFGVGRILSSIAIVLILAKLIKALGETFHGRHSIHQVFTLAAYSLSPLFVVRIFNMFPGVSPWLTWVIGLVLSLAVLYHGLPVIMKPDPPHAFGLYLMSSLMLTIVTGLICFLTVWYLRGKFVKLDDAISNLIKSAT